In a genomic window of Mageeibacillus indolicus UPII9-5:
- a CDS encoding polyprenyl synthetase family protein, whose amino-acid sequence MNTRTDFLNLLKNMIESINAVLADTLPRAAVEAVIRGQNLCSTAAEWQGYFSKYRAEQEAAGNGDKTVSELDLAITYAMLAGGKRLRPTLAVLVYEMLSRQTLPTKSETWPDALKYLIRAVESIHIYSLIHDDLPAMDNDSLRHGRPTLHTFFSEGQAILVGDALLSEAWQYATKTDNVEAGMILAQNALAMVHGQWRDLAFTDQKVTYQDLCEMVKRKTAALIAAPVLAAATLTEADAPTKRQLSQFAENLGIAFQIRDDILDVEAESERMGKTLGKDAAEHKTTFVKVLGMVEAKRELVRYTDIAKRALADLADRGYETKNLAELTAWLVDREV is encoded by the coding sequence GTGAATACAAGGACTGATTTTTTGAATTTGCTTAAAAATATGATTGAAAGCATTAATGCTGTTTTGGCGGATACTTTACCCCGAGCGGCGGTTGAAGCTGTCATACGTGGGCAAAACTTGTGTTCGACTGCGGCGGAATGGCAGGGATATTTTTCAAAGTATCGGGCGGAGCAGGAAGCGGCAGGCAATGGCGACAAAACGGTTAGCGAACTTGATTTAGCAATTACTTATGCAATGTTGGCAGGTGGCAAGCGGCTTCGTCCGACTTTGGCCGTCTTAGTTTACGAGATGCTGAGCAGGCAAACTCTGCCGACGAAAAGTGAAACTTGGCCTGACGCTCTTAAGTATTTAATCCGTGCAGTTGAATCTATCCATATTTACTCTTTAATACACGATGATTTGCCGGCCATGGACAATGACAGCTTGCGCCACGGTCGTCCGACTTTGCATACTTTTTTCTCGGAAGGGCAGGCTATCCTAGTCGGAGATGCTTTACTTTCGGAAGCTTGGCAATATGCAACAAAAACGGATAATGTTGAAGCCGGTATGATTTTGGCGCAAAATGCTTTAGCAATGGTTCATGGGCAATGGCGCGACTTAGCCTTCACTGACCAAAAAGTAACATACCAAGATTTGTGTGAGATGGTAAAACGTAAAACTGCTGCCTTAATTGCGGCTCCGGTTTTAGCTGCTGCGACCTTGACGGAGGCCGACGCACCGACTAAGCGACAATTGTCGCAATTTGCTGAAAATTTGGGCATCGCTTTTCAGATCCGCGATGATATTCTTGATGTCGAAGCCGAAAGCGAACGTATGGGCAAAACATTGGGCAAAGATGCCGCTGAGCATAAGACAACGTTCGTGAAGGTTCTGGGAATGGTGGAGGCCAAAAGAGAACTGGTTCGATACACCGATATCGCTAAACGAGCTTTAGCGGATCTGGCTGATCGCGGCTATGAGACAAAAAACTTGGCCGAGCTTACCGCTTGGCTGGTGGATCGCGAGGTTTGA
- the dxs gene encoding 1-deoxy-D-xylulose-5-phosphate synthase codes for MRQKTWPSLPLGWWIARFDRMIELGKILQTYNGPQDLAAYSTAELRELAAEVRAYIIAVTEANGGHLASNLGVVELTIALLRNFDFKDTQIVWDVGHQSYAYKILTDRKKEFMTLRRAGGLAGFPKRSESPVYDAFNTGHSTTSVSAAIGLARAAKLQGRPHTVIAVIGDGAMTGGLAWEAMNNILPDDDILIILNDNQMSIAPNVGSFSRHLKNIRVNPNYLKLKPKIERSLLRCGVWGRPFIKLLQKLKQGTRNAIQPGNSIFEALGIRYYGLVDGHDQDELQRYLSALKLVKGPRMLHIATIKGKGYLPAETSPADYHGVAPYYIQKGKQKNPDGFSNDSLPTDFTTAFGRAIVDLAATDESICAITAAMPSGTGLTEFAAKYPRRFFDVGIAEAHAVTFASALAAGGIKPVVAVYSTFLQRAYDQIIHDCCLQNLAVTFCLDRAGLSGQDGETHQGLYDLAALLPLPNLRIFAPATYYDLKNCLSYARYGVPYDFRRLHSCDPECESEKPGDRCESLKSINEPKSIGPAVIRYPKGKESELYPSSFAEQVSETAPAPRLVREGASLMVLAVGPLVGQACQAAEELRKYGITLRIIDPIQLKPLDKSAYARLLLRDKPLLIIEEGSSIGGFGSYFRQEMAEILALYHIPCHALGIPDIIVEHDTIAGARKKLGLDATGLVASILSLVSGRVHNENRFSNKYEKGLPFASKQQSS; via the coding sequence ATGAGACAAAAAACTTGGCCGAGCTTACCGCTTGGCTGGTGGATCGCGAGGTTTGACAGGATGATTGAACTCGGCAAAATTTTGCAAACCTATAATGGGCCGCAAGATTTGGCAGCTTACTCAACGGCGGAGCTGCGCGAGCTGGCCGCAGAGGTAAGAGCTTATATAATTGCCGTCACCGAGGCTAATGGTGGTCATTTGGCGTCTAACTTAGGCGTGGTTGAACTGACGATAGCTTTATTAAGAAATTTCGATTTTAAAGATACACAGATAGTTTGGGATGTCGGCCATCAAAGCTATGCCTATAAAATTTTGACCGACCGCAAAAAAGAATTCATGACCCTGCGCCGAGCGGGGGGACTTGCCGGTTTCCCCAAACGCAGTGAAAGCCCGGTCTATGACGCCTTCAATACTGGCCACAGTACAACATCCGTTTCTGCGGCCATAGGTTTGGCCAGGGCGGCAAAATTGCAGGGACGACCGCATACTGTCATTGCGGTAATCGGTGACGGGGCGATGACTGGCGGCTTGGCTTGGGAAGCGATGAACAATATTTTGCCGGATGATGATATATTAATTATATTGAATGATAATCAAATGAGCATAGCACCCAATGTCGGCAGCTTCAGCCGCCATCTGAAGAACATTCGGGTCAATCCAAACTATTTGAAACTGAAACCCAAGATAGAAAGAAGTCTTTTGCGTTGCGGCGTATGGGGTCGCCCCTTCATTAAACTGTTGCAGAAATTGAAGCAAGGTACGCGTAACGCGATTCAGCCAGGCAATTCTATTTTTGAAGCCTTAGGCATTCGCTATTATGGATTGGTAGACGGGCATGACCAAGATGAACTTCAACGTTATCTAAGTGCCCTTAAGCTGGTCAAAGGACCGCGTATGCTGCACATTGCTACAATCAAGGGTAAAGGATACCTCCCGGCTGAAACTTCTCCGGCCGATTATCACGGAGTCGCGCCTTATTATATTCAAAAAGGCAAGCAAAAAAATCCAGATGGATTCAGCAACGATTCCCTACCGACAGATTTCACCACGGCTTTCGGCCGGGCAATTGTTGACTTAGCAGCTACCGACGAGTCAATTTGCGCGATTACAGCAGCGATGCCAAGTGGGACCGGGCTTACGGAATTTGCCGCAAAATACCCGCGCCGCTTTTTTGATGTTGGGATCGCGGAAGCCCATGCTGTAACCTTCGCTTCAGCGTTGGCCGCGGGGGGAATAAAGCCGGTTGTAGCTGTCTATTCGACTTTTTTACAACGCGCCTATGATCAAATCATTCATGATTGCTGTTTGCAAAATTTGGCCGTGACATTTTGTTTGGATCGGGCCGGGCTGTCGGGGCAAGACGGTGAAACTCACCAAGGCCTATATGATTTGGCGGCGTTGCTGCCATTGCCCAACTTGCGTATTTTTGCGCCGGCCACATACTACGATTTGAAGAACTGTCTCAGTTATGCCAGATATGGTGTGCCTTATGATTTTCGTCGCTTACATTCCTGTGATCCTGAATGTGAGAGCGAAAAACCAGGCGACAGGTGTGAGTCATTAAAGTCAATAAATGAACCAAAATCCATCGGGCCTGCCGTCATTCGTTACCCTAAGGGTAAGGAGTCGGAGCTGTATCCGTCGAGTTTTGCGGAGCAAGTCAGTGAAACAGCTCCGGCTCCCCGGTTGGTTCGTGAAGGAGCTTCTCTAATGGTGCTGGCGGTAGGACCATTAGTCGGTCAGGCCTGCCAAGCGGCCGAGGAGCTGCGCAAATACGGCATTACTTTGCGAATTATTGATCCGATTCAGCTTAAACCGCTTGATAAATCAGCATATGCAAGACTCCTCTTGCGGGATAAGCCTTTACTGATCATCGAAGAAGGAAGCTCAATAGGCGGCTTTGGCAGCTATTTCCGTCAAGAGATGGCGGAAATACTTGCTTTGTACCACATACCCTGCCATGCTTTGGGCATTCCTGATATTATAGTAGAGCATGATACGATTGCAGGAGCTAGAAAAAAACTCGGCCTTGACGCGACTGGACTAGTAGCGTCGATTCTATCGTTGGTTAGCGGAAGGGTGCACAATGAAAATCGGTTTAGTAATAAATATGAGAAGGGATTGCCATTTGCAAGTAAGCAACAAAGCAGTTAA
- a CDS encoding NAD(+)/NADH kinase, producing MKIGLVINMRRDCHLQVSNKAVKFLRDLGVEVVVDPQHHQSEIYQLAGVEFSSYAECAVVLAIGGDGTLLSAAHWTGEWRMPLGGINLGSLGFMTEIDVEVMQDALTAIVAGNYSLDQRMLLKVWCKDKLGQIKYEDFAVNDAVCNRDPSSPIQTYQLNIDNETVELIPGDGIIISSPTGSTGYAMAAGGPIIDPRVRAILFTPLCPHTLHNRNYVLAEDSVIEIRLQQPNSSSYLSVDGRNTIQLDTDDVIKVAKNSLSLNLISLTKQNFYTKVPEKIQKRSLGRAICKNWLGDHA from the coding sequence ATGAAAATCGGTTTAGTAATAAATATGAGAAGGGATTGCCATTTGCAAGTAAGCAACAAAGCAGTTAAATTTTTGCGCGATTTAGGGGTAGAAGTAGTTGTGGATCCCCAGCACCATCAAAGCGAAATTTACCAGCTTGCAGGGGTTGAATTCAGTTCATACGCGGAATGTGCCGTTGTTTTGGCAATCGGGGGTGATGGAACATTGCTTTCTGCCGCGCATTGGACGGGTGAGTGGCGAATGCCTTTGGGCGGCATAAACCTCGGCAGTCTGGGTTTTATGACCGAAATTGATGTTGAGGTAATGCAAGATGCCTTAACAGCTATTGTCGCAGGTAATTACAGCCTGGATCAGCGCATGCTGCTTAAAGTATGGTGCAAGGATAAGCTGGGGCAGATTAAATATGAAGATTTTGCCGTCAATGATGCGGTGTGCAATCGTGATCCGTCGTCGCCGATTCAGACCTATCAGCTAAACATTGATAATGAGACTGTTGAATTAATACCGGGAGACGGAATAATAATTTCTAGCCCGACCGGATCTACCGGCTATGCCATGGCGGCTGGCGGTCCGATAATTGATCCTCGGGTGAGGGCAATATTGTTTACGCCGCTTTGTCCGCACACATTACATAACCGCAATTATGTTTTAGCTGAAGATAGCGTGATTGAAATCCGTTTGCAGCAACCGAACAGTAGTTCTTACCTTTCGGTAGATGGTCGTAATACTATTCAGTTAGACACGGACGATGTCATTAAGGTGGCGAAAAACTCGCTTTCATTGAATCTTATTTCTCTGACCAAGCAAAATTTTTATACAAAAGTGCCGGAAAAGATACAGAAACGCAGCTTAGGCCGGGCGATATGTAAAAATTGGCTTGGCGATCATGCATAG
- the recN gene encoding DNA repair protein RecN, whose protein sequence is MLERLEIKQLALIEQAVFEPAAGFTVITGETGAGKSLLLGAIQAVQGSKMSKEQIRAGARNASVEAYFSHGVAALSRQNRADFLAEETEDDDLILARSINTAGRNFCRLNGSLIPLHELQRLGEDLVTVHGQRDSQKIFEVAEHAPLLIKYAAGEWPEEYQEYQKAWQAWRKIVGQLNRVDLSDEERERMIDLFSYQINEIKSLDLKPGEEDALRQKKQKLSQLRGLIASLQQIALCLEGDGAEAGGAISLLEQAGAAAEKVSSLLEKAGLPLDNLSQAKELLLPLARGINKLAAQLDFHPDILEEIEQRLDRIARLKKKYGKDEAAILDFAQQTEIKLDKLTRLEAALQKLTAAEDAAWNEVSVKGEIWQKCLAAAAAELSSSINRELADLGMQQAAFKVEFKQRAPRTATIYGLCEVEFLLQANLGEGYKPLYKIASGGEAARIMLAIKAVLAKVDSVPLLIFDEIDSGVSGETAARVGEKLLLLSRDAQVICVTHSAYIASMADKHYKIYKEVADGRTNTYLTELDQNGAKAEIARLLAGDTDRATAEKLASSLHGKAAEFKRVHGFKSARPD, encoded by the coding sequence GTGCTTGAACGATTGGAAATTAAACAGTTGGCATTGATTGAGCAGGCGGTGTTTGAGCCGGCCGCAGGATTCACGGTTATTACGGGGGAAACCGGTGCCGGTAAATCACTTTTGCTAGGGGCTATACAAGCCGTGCAAGGTAGCAAAATGAGCAAAGAGCAAATACGAGCAGGCGCCCGAAATGCCTCGGTTGAGGCCTATTTTTCGCATGGTGTTGCAGCCTTGAGTCGGCAAAACCGTGCTGACTTTCTTGCAGAAGAAACGGAAGATGATGACTTGATTCTGGCGCGGAGCATAAACACGGCTGGTCGCAACTTTTGTCGACTAAACGGGAGCTTGATTCCTTTGCATGAATTGCAACGTTTGGGAGAGGATCTGGTGACGGTACACGGCCAAAGAGACAGTCAAAAGATTTTTGAAGTGGCTGAGCACGCCCCGCTTCTTATTAAGTACGCGGCCGGGGAATGGCCGGAGGAATATCAAGAATATCAGAAAGCCTGGCAAGCTTGGCGCAAAATTGTCGGTCAGCTCAATCGGGTGGATCTGAGTGATGAAGAACGCGAGCGCATGATTGATTTGTTTAGTTATCAGATAAATGAAATCAAAAGTCTGGATTTAAAACCGGGTGAGGAGGATGCTCTTAGGCAAAAAAAGCAGAAATTGAGTCAATTAAGAGGACTGATAGCATCTTTACAGCAGATTGCGTTGTGTCTAGAAGGAGATGGAGCTGAGGCTGGCGGGGCCATAAGTTTGCTCGAACAGGCTGGGGCAGCAGCCGAAAAAGTCAGTTCCTTGTTGGAAAAAGCCGGGTTACCGCTCGACAATCTTAGCCAAGCCAAAGAGCTGTTGTTGCCGCTTGCCCGTGGTATCAATAAATTGGCCGCACAACTTGACTTTCACCCAGATATCTTGGAAGAAATCGAGCAGCGTTTGGACAGAATTGCCCGGCTGAAGAAAAAATACGGCAAGGATGAAGCTGCTATACTGGATTTCGCGCAGCAGACGGAAATTAAGCTGGACAAGCTGACTCGCCTGGAAGCAGCCTTACAAAAGCTTACCGCTGCAGAAGATGCTGCCTGGAATGAGGTAAGTGTTAAAGGGGAAATATGGCAAAAATGTCTTGCCGCCGCCGCGGCTGAATTAAGCTCGTCAATTAATCGTGAATTGGCCGACCTGGGCATGCAACAGGCGGCTTTCAAAGTGGAGTTCAAGCAGCGCGCACCGCGTACAGCGACGATTTATGGACTTTGTGAAGTGGAATTCCTGTTGCAAGCCAATTTAGGGGAGGGCTACAAGCCGTTATACAAGATAGCTTCTGGCGGCGAGGCTGCGAGAATTATGTTGGCAATCAAAGCTGTTTTGGCTAAGGTCGATTCCGTTCCTTTGCTTATATTTGATGAAATAGACAGCGGAGTGAGCGGTGAAACAGCTGCGCGGGTAGGTGAGAAATTGCTTTTACTCAGCAGAGATGCCCAGGTGATTTGTGTTACCCACTCTGCCTATATTGCTTCTATGGCCGATAAACATTACAAAATTTATAAGGAAGTTGCTGATGGTCGGACCAATACTTATTTGACTGAGCTTGACCAAAATGGGGCCAAGGCGGAAATTGCTCGTTTGCTGGCTGGCGATACTGATCGGGCTACGGCAGAAAAGTTGGCGTCATCATTACATGGCAAGGCGGCTGAGTTTAAGCGGGTACATGGTTTCAAGTCAGCAAGGCCAGACTGA
- a CDS encoding 3-oxoacyl-ACP reductase, with translation MEKRVAIVTGASRGLGREIARQFLEKGYYVVANYYQTPSGAQSLAAEFGVDNVLPVQADVRDKAAMTRLHEAALQKFGRVDVLVHNALINFRFDPTKQLDLENIGWENYLAQMEGSVKGALNLLQTNLASLKKQNHPRFIAIGTNLFQSPVVPYHEYTTGKGALLAFVRNAAAELGKYGITCNMVSGGLLKTTDASAVTTPEVFDLIAATTSLKRVTTPADLAAAVCFLAEPAAQGISGQNIVVDSGQTFN, from the coding sequence ATGGAAAAAAGAGTGGCCATTGTTACAGGCGCAAGCCGCGGCCTAGGCCGAGAGATTGCCCGACAATTTTTGGAAAAAGGCTATTACGTAGTTGCCAATTACTATCAGACCCCGAGCGGCGCCCAAAGCTTAGCAGCGGAATTCGGTGTGGACAACGTCCTACCCGTGCAGGCGGATGTCAGAGATAAAGCGGCTATGACACGTTTGCATGAAGCCGCCTTACAGAAATTCGGGCGAGTTGATGTCTTGGTTCACAATGCATTGATCAATTTCCGTTTTGATCCGACTAAGCAACTTGATCTTGAAAATATCGGTTGGGAAAATTATCTTGCGCAAATGGAAGGCTCGGTTAAGGGAGCTTTAAACTTGCTGCAAACGAATTTAGCTAGTTTAAAAAAACAAAATCATCCTCGTTTCATTGCGATAGGGACCAATCTATTCCAAAGTCCGGTTGTACCTTATCACGAATACACTACCGGTAAAGGTGCTTTACTTGCCTTTGTAAGGAACGCGGCGGCAGAATTGGGTAAGTACGGGATAACGTGCAATATGGTTTCGGGCGGTTTGCTTAAAACGACAGACGCTTCAGCGGTGACGACTCCGGAAGTGTTTGATTTGATTGCTGCGACTACTTCTCTGAAACGTGTAACAACCCCGGCCGATTTGGCGGCTGCTGTATGCTTTTTGGCTGAGCCGGCGGCACAGGGAATCAGCGGACAAAACATTGTTGTGGACTCCGGTCAGACGTTTAATTGA
- a CDS encoding RluA family pseudouridine synthase — protein sequence MEISYTVKMADSGRPVYQILMERLHFSRLLIKRVKLHGRMEIDGKPELMKTPAQSGQKIVVFYMDPAGEVNRPIEAQPDIPILFQDEWFIICNKPANLVTHPTYLHHANNLTARLCSDLLHPVNRLDRDTSGLVILAKNGYAHHALTTVSIAKRYLALVHGTHVPDAGEISLPIARSPGSIILREINASGQTAISRFICLKRWPAAQVSLLEYTPVTGRTHQLRLHSLMSSWPIVGETLYGCNRFYPGWPRLRPLFARADAKLKDEAYEGEFLVPREKIGDLAELCPAYFDRDLCLRWDESMPRQALHAYKLEFVHPLTGEKIAVETALPDDMSHTVDLLNKFTDCYSCPNTIS from the coding sequence ATGGAAATATCTTACACGGTCAAGATGGCGGATTCCGGTCGACCTGTCTATCAAATTTTGATGGAACGTCTGCATTTTTCACGTCTGCTGATAAAAAGAGTAAAGCTGCACGGACGCATGGAAATAGACGGCAAACCTGAGTTGATGAAAACACCGGCACAAAGTGGACAAAAAATAGTCGTCTTTTACATGGATCCGGCTGGTGAAGTAAATAGGCCGATAGAAGCGCAGCCCGATATTCCAATACTTTTTCAAGATGAGTGGTTCATCATATGCAACAAGCCGGCCAATCTGGTCACTCACCCTACCTATTTGCACCATGCAAATAATTTGACCGCCAGATTATGTTCTGACTTGCTTCATCCCGTCAATCGTCTGGATCGCGATACCAGTGGGCTAGTTATTTTGGCCAAAAACGGCTATGCCCACCACGCTCTCACAACTGTTTCAATTGCCAAACGTTATCTGGCTCTCGTACATGGAACCCACGTGCCGGACGCTGGGGAAATTAGCCTGCCCATCGCTCGTTCCCCCGGTTCAATAATTTTGCGTGAAATTAATGCGTCCGGGCAAACCGCAATAAGCCGGTTTATTTGCCTTAAGCGGTGGCCGGCCGCGCAAGTTTCTCTGCTGGAGTACACGCCGGTGACCGGGCGCACCCACCAGCTACGTTTGCATAGCTTGATGAGCAGTTGGCCCATCGTCGGGGAAACACTTTATGGCTGCAATCGTTTTTATCCGGGATGGCCTCGCCTTCGGCCGCTGTTTGCTAGAGCTGATGCCAAGCTGAAGGATGAGGCCTATGAGGGAGAATTCCTCGTGCCGCGCGAAAAAATCGGCGACTTGGCTGAACTTTGTCCCGCCTACTTTGATCGCGACCTGTGTCTGCGGTGGGACGAATCCATGCCGCGGCAAGCTCTTCATGCGTATAAACTGGAGTTCGTCCACCCTCTGACTGGAGAAAAAATAGCTGTTGAAACTGCTTTGCCCGACGATATGAGCCATACCGTCGACCTATTGAATAAGTTTACCGATTGTTATTCTTGCCCAAACACCATCAGCTGA
- a CDS encoding helix-turn-helix domain-containing protein yields the protein MEKVESICRALHCTPDDILEFIAEDEK from the coding sequence CTGGAAAAAGTTGAAAGTATCTGCAGGGCTTTACACTGCACGCCCGACGATATTTTGGAATTTATAGCGGAGGATGAAAAGTAA
- a CDS encoding N-6 DNA methylase has protein sequence MAKKKTADKALNIDSILFNCRDYLRAARNSGSFFEKKDMMLTLVFLRFIGEKYEDGIEALRKTLIEHGLDPDDENIRAAFFDDATFADGTYNLPVEARWSTIINTPAPKLNVALDTALSRLEAEDPQLKGCFIKGTFTTRNLAANDIKKIVDEVNKISHKAFGEEKDLIGYVYEYFLKEFAVNATKEEGEFYTPHHDVVKLIAAMIEPFEGTLYEKYLLEWRQKVTDAVC, from the coding sequence ATGGCAAAGAAGAAAACTGCTGATAAAGCTTTAAATATAGATAGCATACTTTTTAATTGTAGAGATTACTTACGTGCAGCACGAAATTCCGGCTCATTCTTTGAAAAAAAAGATATGATGCTCACGCTTGTCTTCTTGCGTTTTATCGGTGAGAAATACGAAGATGGCATCGAAGCACTCCGTAAGACTTTAATTGAGCATGGACTAGACCCTGATGATGAAAACATCAGAGCCGCATTCTTTGATGATGCTACATTTGCAGATGGAACATACAATCTTCCTGTAGAAGCAAGATGGTCAACTATAATCAACACACCTGCTCCCAAACTCAATGTTGCACTGGACACTGCATTAAGCAGACTTGAAGCGGAAGATCCTCAGCTTAAAGGTTGCTTTATAAAGGGTACATTTACCACTCGTAATTTAGCGGCTAATGACATCAAAAAAATTGTTGATGAAGTTAATAAAATAAGCCACAAGGCTTTTGGTGAAGAAAAAGATTTAATCGGCTATGTGTATGAATACTTTCTTAAAGAGTTCGCAGTTAATGCAACAAAGGAAGAAGGAGAATTCTATACCCCTCATCACGATGTAGTTAAGCTTATTGCAGCTATGATTGAGCCCTTTGAAGGCACACTTTACGAGAAGTATTTACTCGAATGGCGGCAAAAAGTTACAGATGCCGTCTGCTAA
- a CDS encoding ASCH domain-containing protein, which yields MKALLLSIKPEYVEKILQGTKKFEYRKQLAKEDVSTMYIYSTSPFKKIVASVQIKGRLSASPSKLWEKTKTAAGISRSKYREYFRGYKIANAYILGDVEVFEQEKELSDLGLNSAPQSFIYISISHE from the coding sequence TTGAAAGCACTTCTTTTATCAATAAAACCAGAATATGTAGAAAAGATATTACAAGGTACTAAAAAATTCGAATATAGAAAGCAATTGGCTAAAGAAGATGTATCTACAATGTACATCTATAGCACATCTCCGTTTAAAAAAATTGTTGCGTCAGTCCAAATTAAAGGACGACTTTCCGCATCACCCAGCAAGCTGTGGGAAAAAACAAAAACTGCAGCAGGAATAAGCCGATCTAAATATCGAGAATATTTTCGCGGATATAAAATTGCTAACGCCTATATCTTAGGTGATGTAGAAGTATTTGAACAAGAAAAGGAATTGTCTGACTTAGGATTAAATTCAGCACCACAATCCTTTATTTACATTAGCATTAGCCATGAATAA
- a CDS encoding PIN domain-containing protein — translation MRILLDTNIVIHRENRRISNYSIGHLFRWIDKLKHDKVIHPYTIDELKKYRDPETQEVLSVKLDAYNIIKTVQKPSSEFLDKVSLYDKNTNDAIDNCLLYELYSGRVDAFITEDHKLRNKAISLGLADRVFSINSFISKVSSDNPDLIEYKALSVEKTCFGQIDVGDSFFDSFRDYYDDFNRWFARKCDEDAYICRADEGQILGFLYLKTEDSQENYSDIQPLFTPKKRLKVGTFKVESTGFRLGERFVKIIFDNAQKRKVDEIYVTLYNDRDELKALEELLYRWGFVYWGTKRNNGLSEKVLVKHLGTIANGQSPKQNYPNISSSCNKFILPIMAKYHTSLLPDSQLNTEDRINFLEKTAYRYALQKVYISWANTNSAKPGDLFLFYRMAENGEIKKYRSVITTIALVDEIIDSIPSEENLLSLCQNRSVFTVDELKNFWRDHNRNLKIIKFIFVKSLNKRPTLSDLRDMGIIDASSGPRPFTIITDAEFHKIIAFGKTDMNYAIEE, via the coding sequence ATGAGAATTCTTCTAGATACAAACATTGTAATCCACCGCGAGAATCGACGTATATCTAATTATAGCATAGGTCATCTTTTTCGTTGGATAGATAAGTTAAAACATGACAAAGTAATTCATCCATATACAATAGATGAACTCAAAAAATATCGCGATCCAGAAACGCAAGAAGTTCTTTCTGTCAAACTAGATGCCTACAACATCATTAAGACTGTACAAAAACCCAGCTCCGAGTTTTTAGACAAAGTATCACTTTACGATAAGAATACTAACGATGCTATTGATAATTGCCTATTATATGAATTGTACAGCGGCAGAGTTGACGCATTCATCACAGAAGATCATAAATTAAGAAATAAGGCTATCAGTTTAGGGCTTGCAGATAGGGTGTTTTCAATCAATAGCTTTATTAGCAAAGTATCTTCAGATAACCCTGATTTGATAGAATATAAGGCACTCTCTGTCGAGAAAACCTGCTTCGGTCAAATTGATGTAGGTGATAGTTTCTTCGACAGCTTTAGGGATTATTATGATGACTTTAATAGATGGTTTGCTCGTAAGTGCGATGAAGATGCCTATATCTGTCGTGCAGATGAGGGACAAATACTAGGTTTCTTGTATCTTAAAACGGAAGATAGTCAGGAAAACTATTCAGATATTCAACCTTTATTTACTCCTAAGAAACGCTTAAAAGTTGGCACTTTTAAGGTCGAATCAACTGGATTTCGCCTCGGGGAACGTTTTGTAAAAATTATTTTTGATAATGCTCAAAAGCGAAAAGTAGATGAAATATATGTGACCTTATATAACGATCGTGACGAACTGAAAGCATTGGAAGAATTGCTATATAGGTGGGGTTTTGTTTACTGGGGAACTAAACGCAATAATGGCTTAAGTGAAAAAGTTTTAGTAAAACACTTAGGGACAATAGCGAATGGGCAATCCCCAAAGCAAAATTATCCTAACATTTCAAGCTCATGCAACAAATTTATACTACCAATTATGGCAAAATATCATACATCTCTTTTGCCCGATTCACAATTAAATACTGAGGACAGAATTAACTTTCTTGAAAAAACAGCCTATCGCTATGCTCTTCAAAAAGTATATATTTCGTGGGCTAATACAAACAGTGCAAAACCTGGAGATCTTTTTCTCTTCTATAGGATGGCAGAAAACGGTGAGATCAAAAAATACAGATCGGTCATTACAACTATTGCACTTGTCGATGAAATTATAGATTCTATTCCAAGCGAAGAGAATCTTTTATCATTATGCCAAAACCGTAGCGTTTTTACTGTGGATGAGTTAAAGAACTTTTGGAGAGATCACAACCGTAACTTAAAGATAATAAAATTTATCTTTGTAAAAAGTCTCAACAAGAGACCCACACTCAGCGATCTACGAGACATGGGCATTATTGACGCTTCAAGTGGACCAAGACCATTCACAATAATAACTGATGCTGAATTTCATAAAATTATAGCATTTGGCAAAACTGATATGAATTATGCTATAGAAGAATAG